The sequence below is a genomic window from Neomicrococcus aestuarii.
CCAGGTCGCCAAGATTCACTACCGCACCAGCGGCGCCGTCACCATGCCGATCACCATTCGCATCCCGTTTGGCGGCGGCATCGGTTCGCCCGAGCACCACTCCGAGTCGCCAGAGGCGTACTTCGTGCACACTCCGGGTCTGCGAGTGGTCAGCCCCTCGAGCCCGGCGGAAGCATATTGGATGATCCAGGATGCCATCGCGTGCGATGACCCCGTAATCTTCTTCGAGCCCAAGCGTCACTATCACGAGAAGCAGGACCTCACCGGAATCGAGGAGGGAAAAGATCGCCTGCCGCTCGGTGCCGCTCGCATTGTCCGCCCCGGCGAGCACGTGACGATCGTGAGCTACGGCGCCCTCGTGAAAACCTCGTTGAGTGCGGCAACTGCCGCCGAGGATGACGGTATCTCGGTGGAAGTGATTGATCTTCGGTCGCTCTCGCCGATCGACTTCGGCACCATTGAGGCCTCCGTCCGCAAGACGGGCCGCTTGGTGATCGCCCATGAAGCCGCCCTCACCGGCGGTCTCGGCGCGGAGATTGCGGCCAGCGTGACGGAGCGCTGTTTCCATTACCTCGAGCACGCGCCCGTCCGAGTCACCGGCTGGGATCTCCCGTACCCGCCGTCGAAGCTCGAAAAGCATCATTTACCGGACATGGATCGCATCCTCGATGGCGTGGACCGTGTGCTGGATCGTCCGAATTCCTACTCTCGATTTGAAGGGAAGTAGACCATGCTCGAAGTATTCAAACTTCCTGACCTTGGCGAGGGTCTGACCGAGTCCGAGCTGCTGAGCTGGAAAGTCGCGATCGGCGACACCGTTCACCTCAATCAGGTCATCGCCGAGGTAGAGACCGCAAAAGCCGTTGTTGAATTGCCGTCCCCGTACGAGGGCGTGGTGGCGGATCTGCTCGCCGAGCCCGGCCAGACGGTTCCCGTCGGCGATCCGATCGTCTCCTTCCAGACCGCTTTGGAGCACGACGACGCAGCTACCGTCCCGAACACCGCTTCCGGAACCGCCGTGGTGGAGGAAGTGGAAGAGCGACGCCAACCCACGCTGGTGGGGTACGGCGCCGAGGTGGCCCAGAAGGGGCGTCCGCAACGTCGTGCTCGCGCTGCTGTCGGTGCTGCAGTCGGTGCCGTGAACAGCGCTCCGCAAGCTGGCGGCGTCGTCGTACTGGAAAAGCCTCGCGACACGGGGACGGAGCGTCCGCGCTCCACGCCACCGGTGCGCAAATTCGCCCGCGATTCCGGGGTCAATCTCGAGCTCGTGACCGGAACCGGTCCCGCTGGACTCATCACGCGGGAGGACGTTGAAGCGTTCCTCAAGTCGGCCGCTTCTCCTGAAAATGCGAATAAAGCTACGCCTATTGTTAGTGACCGTGAGACGCGGACGCCGATCAAGGGCGTGCGCAAGGCAACCGCGGCCGCGATGGTCAGCAGTGCTTTCACCGCGCCACACGTCACCGAGTTCCTGACCGTGGACGTCACGAAAACCATGAAACTGATTCGTGCGCTCAAGGAAAAGGACTTCGCGGGATTTCGTTTGGGTCCGCTCACGGTGCTGGCGAAGATTGTCTCCGCAGCGTTAGTTCGTCACCCCGAACTGAATTCTCGGTGGGATGAAGCCGCGGGGGAGATCGTGGTTCCGAACTACGTCAACCTGGGGCTGGCCGCCGCGACGCCGCGCGGACTCATGGTGCCGAATATCAAGGATGCGCACCTGCTGTCTTTGCGTGAGATGAGTGGAGCGATCGACGATCTCGTGAGCACCGCTCGCGAAGGAAAATCCTCACCCGAGCAGCTCACCCACGGCACGTTTACCATCACCAACGTGGGCGTGTTTGGGGTGGACGCTGGGACGCCGATCATCAACCCAGGGGAGGCCGCAATTCTGGCGATGGGCCAAGTGCGGCAGCAACCGTGGGCGCACAAGGGCAAGATCAAGCTGCGCGACGTCATGGTGCTGAGCCTGTCCTTCGACCACCGGCTGGTGGATGGGGAACAGGGCTCCAAGTTCCTCAGCGAGATCGGTGCCGTGCTGGAGGACCCGGCCAGATTCTTGAGTCTGGCTTAACGAGCCTGAAAGCAACGAAACCTGAAGACAAAGAAAGCGGTGCGCCCAGCTTGAGCAAGAGCTCGAGGTGGGCGCACCGCTTCCTTGGGAACTAGAAACTACTTCAGCTCCATGATGTATTCCTTGACCACGGCGGCGCGGGCGTTCGCGAAATCGTCGTTCTCGCCAATCACCACAAAACCGCGGCGGTCCAAGATCTTCTTCGATCCCACATTGTCCGTCACCACGCGAGCGCGCAACGGGCGCTTTGTGAATTCTGCCAAGAAAGCGTCCACGGCTGAGGTCGTAATGCCCTGCGCCCAGTACTTCTTGTCCGTCCAGAAGCTGATCTCGTAGGCGTCGTCGTACGGGTACGCCACGATGTTTCCGGCCACTTCGCCGTCCACCTCGATGGTGCGGATGAACGTGTCGGGGTCCTTCATCATGAGGGACCAGTGGTAGTTGAAAACGCCGCGGTCCGCAGGGTTCTTTGCGGTAAAGGCGGCCATCTCCATGGCCTCCGGATCCTGCTGGTGCTCAAAAAAGCTATCCAAGTCAGCGGTTTGTACTTCGCGCAGCTTCACTATTTCCTCCAAGTCCCGGTGCAACGGGCAGATCTTTCGTTGCTCTCTAGGGTACTGGTATTCCGAGAGCGACTGCGATCTATTCCGCTAGAAGCGCCGCGAGGGCCAGACGCTTCAAGAGGTGCTTTCGTGCGCTCACCTTGGATCCGGGGCCGGATACGGTGTGCGGAGTCGAGTTCAAAAGGCCAAAAACAGAGCGTGCTCTGAAGCGCGCATCGGAGGCCGATTCTTCCGGGTGGGCGAGTTCCAGCTGGTGTGCCCAGACTGAGATGTAGCGAATCTGAAGATCCCGCACGCGTTCGAGACTTTCGGCATCGAGATTTCCCCACTCGCGGTCCTGAATGCGAATGACCTCGGGGGAGGAGAACGCAAAATCTGCGTGAAAATCCACGAGCTTTCCCAGGATTTCTGCGGGTGTTCCGCCTGCTTCCGCTACGCCCTGTCCGCCGGAGAGCAGCTTCTCGCTGACCTCGATCAGCAGAGTTGCCAGGACGGCCGCCTTGTTGGGAAAGTGCCGATACACCGCGGGACCGCTGATGCCAACGCGAGCGCCGAGATCCTCGAGGGACACCTGTGAGAAGCCCTGCTGACCAAAGAGCTCACCGGCCGCGGTCAGGAGCTCGGCACGGCGTTCTAGCTTCGCAGCTGAACGTTTCGTGGCGATGTTCATAGGTGCTCCTTGTTCATGGGTCCGGTTTATGGGTCCGGTTCAGGGGTGTTCCCGGTGGTGAGTGGCTTTCTCGCACTGGAGAATGTGATCCACTTTACATTTTCAGTTAATGACAACTAACATGATTTCAGTAAATGACGCTTAACTGCAAGGGGATGTAGAAGGCACATGGAACAACTGGTCACGCAGATTGATCCCCATTCTGAAACCTTCCAAGCCAACGACGCCGGCCAGCGTGCACTCAAAGACGAGCTGCGGGCGCGGTTGGATCGGGTGGCTCTTGGTGGCTCCGAATCTTCGCGGGAGCGTCACGTAGCGCGCGGCAAGTTGCTGCCTCGCGATCGCGTGAATTACTTACTGGACGAGGGCTCGCCGTTCCTTGAGGTTGCGCCGTTGGCTGCGGAGGATATGTACGACGGCGACAGCCCGGCCGCCGGAGTGATCGCTGGCATTGGACTGGTGGAGGGCCGCCACGTGATGGTGGTGTGCAATGACGCCACGGTCAAGGGCGGCACCTATTACCCAATGACCGTCAAGAAGCATTTGCGTGCTCAAGAAATTGCGCTCGAGAATCGGCTGCCCTGTATCTACCTTGTGGACTCGGGTGGCGCGTTCTTGCCCAAACAGGATTATGTCTTCCCTGACCGCGAGCACTTCGGCCGCATCTTCTACAACCAGGCCAATTTGTCGGCAGCGAAGATCCCGCAGATCGCAGCAGTCCTGGGTTCTTGCACGGCAGGCGGCGCCTACGTTCCGGCCATGAGCGATGAGACCGTGATTGTCCGTAACCAAGGCACCATCTTCTTGGGCGGCCCACCACTCGTGAAGGCGGCCATCGGCGAAGTGGTGACGGCGGAAGAGTTAGGTGGCGGCGATCTGCATGCGAAAGTCAGCGGCGTCGCGGACCACTTAGCAGACAACGACGAACACGCGCTCGAGATTGTCCGAAACATCGTGGCGTCCCTACCGCAGACGACGAAGCCGGTCATTGATACGCAGGCCGTGGTTGAACCGCTTTTTGAGGCGGAGGAGATTTACGGTGCAGTGCCCGTGGACGTGAACGCGTCCTACGATGTGCGCGAGGTCATTGCTCGTCTGGTAGACGGTTCCGAGTTCCACGAATTCAAGGCCAACTACGGCGAAACGCTCGTAACCGGCTTCGCCCATATCCACGGATTCCCGGTAGGCATCCTCGCCAACAACGGCGTCCTGTTCTCCGAATCCGCCCAAAAGGGCGCGCACTTCATAGAGTTGTGCGATCAGCGCGGCATTCCGCTGCTGTTTCTCCAGAACATCTCCGGATTCATGGTGGGCAAGGACGCGGAAGCCGGCGGCATCGCCAAGGATGGTGCGAAGCTCGTGACCGCCGTGGCCTCCTGCCGCGTCCCCAAGCTCACGGTGATTATTGGTGGCTCGTTCGGCGCAGGCAACTACGCCATGTGCGGCCGCGCGTACAGCCCACGGTTCTTGTGGATGTGGCCCGCCGCCCGCATTTCCGTCATGGGCGGCAATCAGGCAAGTTCCGTCCTGGCCACCGTCAAGCGCGATGGCCTTGAATCGAAGGGCGCCACGTGGAGCGCTGAAGAGGAAGAGGCCTTCCGTGCACCCATTCGCCAACAGTACGAAGACCAGGGCAACCCCTATTACTCCACGGCCCGATTGTGGGATGACGGCATTATCGATCCCGCAGACACGCGCCGCGTGGTGGGCCTGGCACTAGACGTTGTCTCCCGCACCCCTCTACGCGAGACCTCTTTTGGTCTCTTCAGGATGTGACACATGTTTTCCACCGTCCTTGTTGCTAACCGCGGAGAAATCGCGCGCCGTGTCATGCGCACGCTGAAGA
It includes:
- a CDS encoding carboxyl transferase domain-containing protein, whose amino-acid sequence is MEQLVTQIDPHSETFQANDAGQRALKDELRARLDRVALGGSESSRERHVARGKLLPRDRVNYLLDEGSPFLEVAPLAAEDMYDGDSPAAGVIAGIGLVEGRHVMVVCNDATVKGGTYYPMTVKKHLRAQEIALENRLPCIYLVDSGGAFLPKQDYVFPDREHFGRIFYNQANLSAAKIPQIAAVLGSCTAGGAYVPAMSDETVIVRNQGTIFLGGPPLVKAAIGEVVTAEELGGGDLHAKVSGVADHLADNDEHALEIVRNIVASLPQTTKPVIDTQAVVEPLFEAEEIYGAVPVDVNASYDVREVIARLVDGSEFHEFKANYGETLVTGFAHIHGFPVGILANNGVLFSESAQKGAHFIELCDQRGIPLLFLQNISGFMVGKDAEAGGIAKDGAKLVTAVASCRVPKLTVIIGGSFGAGNYAMCGRAYSPRFLWMWPAARISVMGGNQASSVLATVKRDGLESKGATWSAEEEEAFRAPIRQQYEDQGNPYYSTARLWDDGIIDPADTRRVVGLALDVVSRTPLRETSFGLFRM
- a CDS encoding TetR/AcrR family transcriptional regulator; this translates as MNIATKRSAAKLERRAELLTAAGELFGQQGFSQVSLEDLGARVGISGPAVYRHFPNKAAVLATLLIEVSEKLLSGGQGVAEAGGTPAEILGKLVDFHADFAFSSPEVIRIQDREWGNLDAESLERVRDLQIRYISVWAHQLELAHPEESASDARFRARSVFGLLNSTPHTVSGPGSKVSARKHLLKRLALAALLAE
- a CDS encoding alpha-ketoacid dehydrogenase subunit beta — translated: MKTSQTEKLGKTTFGGALNAGLRAALANHPKVLLMGEDIGKLGGVFRITDGLQAEFGEQRVLDSPLAESGIIGTAVGLAYRGYRSVPEIQFDGFVYPAFDQIVSQVAKIHYRTSGAVTMPITIRIPFGGGIGSPEHHSESPEAYFVHTPGLRVVSPSSPAEAYWMIQDAIACDDPVIFFEPKRHYHEKQDLTGIEEGKDRLPLGAARIVRPGEHVTIVSYGALVKTSLSAATAAEDDGISVEVIDLRSLSPIDFGTIEASVRKTGRLVIAHEAALTGGLGAEIAASVTERCFHYLEHAPVRVTGWDLPYPPSKLEKHHLPDMDRILDGVDRVLDRPNSYSRFEGK
- a CDS encoding GNAT family N-acetyltransferase, which produces MKLREVQTADLDSFFEHQQDPEAMEMAAFTAKNPADRGVFNYHWSLMMKDPDTFIRTIEVDGEVAGNIVAYPYDDAYEISFWTDKKYWAQGITTSAVDAFLAEFTKRPLRARVVTDNVGSKKILDRRGFVVIGENDDFANARAAVVKEYIMELK
- a CDS encoding dihydrolipoamide acetyltransferase family protein, which gives rise to MLEVFKLPDLGEGLTESELLSWKVAIGDTVHLNQVIAEVETAKAVVELPSPYEGVVADLLAEPGQTVPVGDPIVSFQTALEHDDAATVPNTASGTAVVEEVEERRQPTLVGYGAEVAQKGRPQRRARAAVGAAVGAVNSAPQAGGVVVLEKPRDTGTERPRSTPPVRKFARDSGVNLELVTGTGPAGLITREDVEAFLKSAASPENANKATPIVSDRETRTPIKGVRKATAAAMVSSAFTAPHVTEFLTVDVTKTMKLIRALKEKDFAGFRLGPLTVLAKIVSAALVRHPELNSRWDEAAGEIVVPNYVNLGLAAATPRGLMVPNIKDAHLLSLREMSGAIDDLVSTAREGKSSPEQLTHGTFTITNVGVFGVDAGTPIINPGEAAILAMGQVRQQPWAHKGKIKLRDVMVLSLSFDHRLVDGEQGSKFLSEIGAVLEDPARFLSLA